The following proteins are encoded in a genomic region of Ornithodoros turicata isolate Travis chromosome 6, ASM3712646v1, whole genome shotgun sequence:
- the LOC135397912 gene encoding uncharacterized protein LOC135397912, producing the protein MAEGVAGEENAVSTQFRWATDNQRIMLEFYKQHQFLFQPKHPDYKKKSLHRYTLAVLSETFGGPVPEITSKFHALRTYFNKEYAKVKASKRSGASTDNVYTPKWELYADMLFVKGVGGPRSSVDSLDCTAPNMDFYSQEGVKGESSQQCASDSDVQGSSPPQPPRRKKKKAESQPIREGVFLRALQILKDGDDVTSESAFGATVVHAMQGIDEVRKDLLKLKIMELIFQFKYNAQVIHSTDTM; encoded by the exons atggcgGAAGGAGTAGCCGGCGAAGAAAACGCGGTGTCAACGCAG TTTCGCTGGGCAACTGACAACCAGCGAATAATGTTGGAGTTCTACAAACAGCATCAGTTCCTATTCCAGCCGAAACATCCTGACTACAAGAAAAAGAGTCTGCATAGATACACATTAGCTGTATTGAGCGAGACGTTTGGCGGTCCGG TACCGGAAATAACGTCGAAATTCCACGCGCTACGAACGTATTTCAATAAGGAGTACGCAAAAGTGAAGGCGTCGAAACGGTCAGGTGCATCTACCGACAACGTGTACACCCCAAAGTGGGAGCTCTATGCGGATATGCTGTTTGTGAAAGGCGTTGGCGGTCCGAGGTCATCTGTAGACTCACTCGACTGCACTGCACCCAATATG GATTTCTATTCACAGGAGGGGGTAAAGGGCGAAAGTTCGCAACAGTGTGCAAGTGACAGTGATGTGCAGGGAAGCTCACCACCACAACCGCCAcgacgtaaaaaaaagaaggcagaGTCGCAACCAATTAGGGAGGGAGTATTCCTGAGAGCCTTGCAGATTCTGAAGGATGGTGACGACGTGACTTCGGAAAGTGCATTTGGTGCTACTGTAGTGCATGCCATGCAAGGCATCGACGAGGTGAGAAAGGACCTACTCAAGTTGAAAATAATGGAACTGATCTTCCAGTTTAAGTATAACGCACAAGTCATACACAGCACTGACACCATGTAA